Below is a genomic region from Erigeron canadensis isolate Cc75 chromosome 7, C_canadensis_v1, whole genome shotgun sequence.
AAATGATAGCTTGTAATCCTTTGAGATAATGATGTAGTGTTTACTATTAAATGTGAAAGACAAGAAGCCGGCATATATATTGAGTCGACAAGTGATCgatgttaaaaacttaatacACCTATTACTCAAAACAACTGATTCATTTTATACATATGTAAATATCGTCTTAATTAACATCGTATCTAATGAGCCAATGAGGTAAGGACTCTTTATATACTTATCGATCTAATTAATAGTTACCGGAAGATTTTACATCATTTATATAGAATTATCCATTTTGCATATATAGTCAATGTAACTACTGATTGCTTGTTATACTATCACACTGCTAACAATGAAAAGTTCATCAAGCTAATTGATGAAGAATTTCTAGGGCCCAATTTCTACAGGCTCCAAAAAATTAGTCCTTTAGAGCCCATTTTCTACAGGTCCAAAAAATTAGATTTTGTACCTTTAGCCTTTATGatctttaaaacaaaaaaattaatagcACAACATAAGTGAGAGTTTAATCAAAAAATGTGTATAAATGAAAAATCCATCGAAGGTCATGTTAAAGTTCATAATTTTGGCtaccttttttttcattttgtctcGGGCCAAATCATTATTTGTCAATCTCAAAGACGGTCCAGAAACACAAAGAGACAAAGTATATATTGAAGCTAATCAAAAATCAACGTGGGATTAGACAAGCCATGTTAGTTGTACGTAGTTTGCCTTCTGTACCTGTAATTTgtaattatttgtatataagCAACTACTTCACGAATATTTGTTCATTCACTTGTAAGTTCAAGACAATAATCCAGCAAGTCTTCATTACGGAATAAAGTGGAGATTGTTAGGACACGAATTTACTGAGATGACTTGTCGCTCCACATCGAGCCCATTTTATTTGATTCAAAGATAAGTTTGATGACTCATTAGTCATTTCTTATTTTGTAAGTCGATATTgattagaaaatgaaaaaaaaattgttctcAATGGTTCACATGACTGTTTTATCTTCTTTGGAAAAACCTCGTTTTCTACTCCCGTTGATTGTTTAACtcattctttattatattactaTGGGGTCCTGAAGCACAAGGAGATTTTACTTGTCCTGAAACAAGAAATCATTTTAAAACGCCGAAGTTGCATAGATCTTCACCAGTGAAATGTTGACAACCTTCTACATATCAACATTCTCATCTCATAGAGTATTGTCTTCCTTCTCccctataaaaggcaacacttATGAAAACTACTTTTTCTCATTGGTCCGTAACTACTAAGtgtaattttctattttatttacatTAGCTGTCTTAGAAAATGATCTAAATCTGTGTCTTTTAGATTCTATTACTATTTAGTCTAGTTTTTTTCAGAACggcaaaaatatattaaaagactaCTAGTAGTTAACAAAGTGCAAATATATACAAGAATAGAATACACATCTCTAAAAACAAAACTCTAGACACATCCTAGTTAGTCTAGTGATATTGTTTTAATTcctaatgttatatatatatatatatatattcctaatGTGAAGGCAACATTAATCTCCATGCTTCGTTATGACTCAATTGCTAATAGCCTCTACATCTTTGAAACTAGCATTGCATCTTCTTAATATTAGTAAAAGACCTTTTTTCAGTTATATACTTGATTGTTGTATTGTTCTTCTTGTTTAATTCCATTAttaatttcttattattattgacATTTAAAGAAACAAACTAAGCTACGAAATTGAATTAACTaagtatatataacattttgatTGGAACCAGCCAAATTCGAACTATCAAATCGTATGactccaaaatatatatatatatatatatatatatgcattactTCAACTCATGAGATGAACCAATCACTTGATGACCTTAAGGTCTTAGGTTCGATCCCCGCctgacacaaaaaaaaattcctttaaggtaccaTTTATTAATGAAGCCTAaacccacatgtgaagtttaaatacgcgagTTCGATCTatcggggtgcccagatcatgtagAGATTAGGATAGAGGTATTGTACCtgcatcatatgactcatacgggTTGAGTCGAtaggtatccaattgtggtatcaaggctagggttccctccattaccctAACATAAGTAATAAAGTATAACTTGATGTGTTTATATGTGAGCGAATCTATTCACATATGAATACCAGTTTaccatataatttaaaattattcgCTTTTTTTCGATTCAAATAGTTATcacatcaattaattttttcCTTACTTTatgcgtgtatatatataaacatattctATTGCCAAAaggagttgttttttttttcatacacAAAGCCGTTATTAAATGACCATTTACATGTTGATGTGTACCTTTTGGTGACAACAAAACTAGCTTGGGCTCTAAAGTCATAAAAAGTTTTTTCACCTATATAAACCCCTTCAATCCCTTAGCTTTACATCCACCCATCATCCTCCAATATAATCTATTAGTTGCTCACTTAGAGATGGCATCAACCAAAAATGCTTCATTAGCTCTCTTTCTAGCACTCAATCTTCTCTTTTTTGCCACGGTGAGTGCGTCTAGTAATTGCGGTTGCCCTACCCCCAAACCAAAGCCACCACCAACGCCTAAACCAACACCACCAACACCTAAGCCAACACCAACACCTAAGCCAACACCAACACCTAAACCTACACCGCCAACGCCTAAACCAACACCAACGCCTAAACCAACGCCAACACCGACACCATCTAAGCCTACTTGCCCTAAAGACATTTTGAAACTTGCAGTGTGTGCCGATCTTCTTGGAGGGTTGGTTGGTGTTGTAGTGGGTTCTTCATCTAGTAAGCCATGTTGCACCCTCATCCAAGGCCTTGCTGATCTTGACGCCGCCGTTTGCCTTTGCACTGCAATCAAAGCTAATGTTTTGGGAATCAACCTTAATGTGCCTATTGCTCTTAGCCTGCTTTTAAATACTTGTGACAAGAAAGTCCCAAGTGGTTTCAAATGTTCAT
It encodes:
- the LOC122607187 gene encoding lipid transfer protein EARLI 1-like, encoding MASTKNASLALFLALNLLFFATVSASSNCGCPTPKPKPPPTPKPTPPTPKPTPTPKPTPTPKPTPPTPKPTPTPKPTPTPTPSKPTCPKDILKLAVCADLLGGLVGVVVGSSSSKPCCTLIQGLADLDAAVCLCTAIKANVLGINLNVPIALSLLLNTCDKKVPSGFKCS